From a single Paenibacillus sp. FSL R5-0345 genomic region:
- the galU gene encoding UTP--glucose-1-phosphate uridylyltransferase GalU — MKKVKKVIIPAAGLGTRFLPATKAMPKEMLPIINKPTIQYIVEEAIASGIEDIIIVTGKGKRAIEDHFDNAFELESRLLEDGKLDLLKEVQRSAKVEIHYIRQKEPKGLGHAVWCARRFIGDEPFGVMLGDDIVTGAVPCLKQLIDQYEETQNSVIGVQEIPDEFTNRYGIIEPDLQDGKLYRVNNFVEKPPLGTAPSNLAIMGRYVFTPKIFKYLDLMEEGAGGEIQLTDAIQKLNQSERVYAYNFDGTRYDVGERLGYILTTLEFALQSEDLRYPVMDAMSEWLNKMGQTSLSS; from the coding sequence ATGAAAAAAGTAAAAAAAGTAATCATACCCGCGGCAGGACTAGGTACGCGCTTTCTTCCTGCAACGAAAGCCATGCCTAAAGAAATGCTTCCGATTATCAATAAACCAACGATTCAATACATTGTGGAGGAAGCTATTGCTTCCGGTATCGAAGATATCATCATTGTTACTGGTAAAGGTAAAAGAGCCATTGAGGATCATTTTGACAATGCGTTTGAGCTGGAGTCTAGGCTTCTGGAAGATGGAAAGCTGGATCTGCTTAAAGAGGTTCAGCGTTCAGCCAAAGTAGAAATTCACTATATCCGCCAGAAAGAACCAAAGGGTCTGGGTCATGCCGTATGGTGTGCAAGACGATTTATCGGAGATGAGCCATTCGGTGTCATGTTAGGCGATGATATCGTCACAGGAGCCGTACCTTGCCTTAAGCAGCTGATCGATCAATATGAAGAAACACAAAACTCGGTTATCGGAGTTCAAGAGATTCCTGATGAATTCACGAATCGTTACGGTATTATTGAACCGGATTTGCAGGACGGTAAATTGTATCGGGTTAACAATTTTGTAGAGAAGCCGCCACTTGGTACGGCACCTTCCAATCTGGCGATCATGGGCCGGTATGTGTTTACTCCGAAGATCTTTAAGTATCTTGATTTGATGGAAGAAGGCGCTGGCGGAGAGATCCAGTTGACAGATGCTATTCAGAAGCTGAATCAGAGCGAACGGGTATATGCCTATAATTTTGACGGAACAAGATATGATGTCGGCGAGCGGCTTGGATATATTTTGACCACACTTGAATTTGCACTGCAGAGCGAAGATTTGCGCTATCCGGTAATGGACGCAATGTCGGAATGGCTGAATAAAATGGGACAAACCAGCTTGAGTAGTTAA
- a CDS encoding sensor histidine kinase → MRIKPTAEDKLIAYYRYFSLSLTSLMYLLDQTGPSVIYKCLVIAILFLFAQTFSFCYRRLRSRPKTLVLAVSVEMVGIIALTLFTGGYESSFRLYVLNPVLIAAGSLSIYFGWSLLLSYISIFAVLCYFVINSANKTFLEIVFVNGNLFLTLVLTVIIMQIVNRMKRQREESNARTKETMEHIKSLYHIVETSSQHDFMNIGQVITDYVVKLTKLDKALFWFAKKSGEPAPQSRQTGWQQEEEQFLFSELGKHEHEWRLQREPIFRNLPGLGDFLLMPVRMSTRFVGMIGLRLESAEGLEGRRWYIQQLIFLSELSANILERHELGVIENRLIITNEQNRIADEMHDSVSQSLFGIVYATHSLKESWKRMSDHELEEQIELIHDSATKVAKELRITIYSLSSKKSGGPTWLGMVRSHLKSLSRLNDVDIDLKITGDDFSLPYPYHKALFRIISEATGNAIRHGAASRVDVELSLKPTWIRLLICDNGVGFDTDLLWIESEDSVSGLGMKNMQYLTQSLGGDFQLSSNESSGTRIMISIPVGVAELKNA, encoded by the coding sequence ATGAGAATCAAGCCAACTGCAGAAGACAAACTGATTGCGTATTACAGGTACTTCTCTTTGTCCCTCACATCGCTCATGTATCTTCTAGATCAAACGGGACCTTCCGTAATTTATAAATGCCTTGTTATTGCCATACTCTTTCTGTTTGCACAAACGTTCTCATTTTGTTATCGGAGGTTACGAAGCAGGCCAAAGACGCTCGTCCTGGCTGTTAGTGTAGAGATGGTGGGAATTATTGCATTGACCTTGTTTACCGGTGGATACGAGAGTTCGTTTAGGCTCTATGTGCTAAACCCTGTATTGATTGCTGCGGGCTCATTGTCCATTTATTTTGGATGGTCGCTGCTCTTAAGTTACATCAGTATTTTCGCGGTGCTTTGTTATTTTGTTATCAATTCTGCGAACAAAACTTTTCTAGAAATTGTATTTGTGAATGGGAATCTGTTTCTAACACTGGTACTTACGGTTATAATAATGCAGATCGTTAATCGGATGAAGCGGCAACGTGAAGAATCGAATGCTCGCACGAAAGAGACGATGGAGCATATCAAATCGCTGTACCATATCGTGGAAACCTCAAGCCAACATGATTTCATGAATATCGGTCAAGTGATCACCGATTATGTTGTTAAGCTAACGAAGCTAGACAAGGCTTTGTTTTGGTTCGCCAAGAAAAGCGGAGAACCAGCTCCGCAGAGCAGGCAGACCGGCTGGCAGCAGGAAGAGGAACAGTTCCTATTCTCAGAGCTGGGAAAACATGAGCATGAATGGAGATTGCAGCGAGAGCCTATTTTTAGAAATCTTCCGGGATTAGGAGATTTCCTGCTGATGCCTGTACGGATGAGCACCCGTTTTGTAGGGATGATTGGACTCAGGCTGGAGTCTGCAGAGGGGCTGGAAGGCCGCAGATGGTATATTCAACAATTGATATTCTTATCTGAGCTAAGTGCGAATATTCTTGAAAGGCATGAGCTTGGTGTGATCGAGAACCGGTTGATCATCACGAACGAACAGAACCGGATTGCGGATGAAATGCATGACAGTGTATCGCAGAGCCTTTTTGGCATTGTGTATGCGACGCATTCGCTGAAGGAATCGTGGAAGAGAATGTCAGATCATGAGCTAGAAGAACAAATTGAGCTTATTCATGACTCTGCTACCAAGGTTGCTAAAGAACTGCGGATCACGATCTACAGTCTTAGCTCCAAGAAGAGCGGCGGGCCTACATGGTTGGGCATGGTAAGATCACATTTGAAGAGCTTATCCAGATTAAATGATGTTGATATTGATTTAAAAATAACGGGAGATGATTTTAGTCTCCCTTATCCTTACCACAAGGCGCTTTTTCGGATTATCTCTGAAGCCACTGGAAATGCCATCAGGCATGGCGCTGCCAGTCGAGTGGATGTAGAGCTATCTCTGAAGCCGACTTGGATCCGATTATTGATTTGTGACAATGGTGTTGGTTTTGATACTGATTTGTTATGGATTGAATCCGAAGATAGTGTAAGCGGGCTTGGCATGAAGAATATGCAATATTTGACCCAGTCGCTCGGTGGCGACTTTCAGTTGTCCAGTAATGAAAGTTCAGGAACAAGAATTATGATTTCAATTCCTGTCGGTGTAGCTGAATTAAAGAATGCATAA
- a CDS encoding NHLP leader peptide family RiPP precursor has translation MSEAVLRNQVIQKAWEDPSFKQRLLADPKAALQEALGVIIPDSVTLKAVEEGSNEFYLVIPPSPSSDVLKATAAPRGSW, from the coding sequence ATGTCAGAAGCAGTTCTTAGAAATCAAGTCATTCAAAAGGCATGGGAAGATCCAAGTTTCAAGCAAAGACTACTCGCAGATCCAAAAGCAGCTCTCCAAGAAGCGCTAGGCGTAATCATTCCCGACAGCGTTACCTTGAAAGCCGTTGAAGAAGGTTCAAATGAATTCTATCTTGTAATCCCACCAAGTCCATCATCAGATGTATTGAAAGCAACCGCAGCCCCACGCGGTTCTTGGTAA
- a CDS encoding CpsD/CapB family tyrosine-protein kinase has translation MLRLNKSLVTDVNPSSHISESFRSLRTYIRHLGLAQDSGGKVLLFTSAEAGAGKTTILSNLAVSFVQDGKKVAVVDCNLRHPGLHTVFEVEGSDGLAAYLSGQEEADNIAVLGNLANLSVIPAGKTLVSPPDLLGNPKMTALLEELKENYDLILMDSPSAVDFSDARILAPQADGVILVARYGKSKRESIRKAKTLLEQTGSNLIGIAMNQAK, from the coding sequence ATGTTACGGCTAAATAAGAGTCTGGTTACGGACGTTAATCCATCCTCGCATATCTCGGAATCGTTCCGATCGCTACGCACATATATACGCCACCTTGGATTAGCACAGGATAGCGGAGGAAAAGTGCTGCTCTTTACGTCAGCAGAAGCCGGAGCAGGCAAGACAACGATTTTGTCGAATCTGGCGGTGTCTTTCGTCCAGGATGGGAAGAAGGTAGCGGTGGTGGACTGCAATTTGCGACATCCCGGTCTTCATACAGTGTTTGAAGTAGAGGGTAGTGACGGGCTTGCGGCTTATTTAAGTGGGCAAGAGGAAGCGGATAACATCGCTGTTCTCGGAAATCTGGCCAATCTTTCGGTCATCCCGGCGGGTAAAACTCTTGTTAGTCCGCCGGATTTGCTAGGTAACCCTAAAATGACCGCTTTGCTCGAGGAACTAAAAGAAAACTACGATCTGATCCTAATGGATTCACCTTCGGCTGTCGACTTCAGTGATGCTCGTATATTGGCACCACAAGCGGACGGCGTAATCTTAGTGGCCAGATACGGAAAGTCCAAACGGGAATCGATTCGCAAAGCGAAGACGCTGCTTGAACAGACCGGCTCTAATCTAATCGGAATTGCCATGAACCAGGCGAAGTAA
- a CDS encoding AraC family transcriptional regulator, with protein MSKHMDYMISPYPIRIIDPKVESSKLKLKNIRVGQAGHLPGRTLFRSGVIFEHWAIVYIVSGGGTYMETSGKEQQVREGSLFFFRPGYSYNFGPPSGGSWDEYYINFNGTRVSEWLESGLIAGGNVFQANSIMGLSTLFEEVLERMESGEPADADRAALLVERMLLECSFIIEEKSWNAQADYMRQIREDLNLCIYGEMDLEQIAAKHHISMSTLRRLVRRSSGYPLHEYIHRLKMAEAKKLLLNTSLQVKEISGMLHYNDPFYFSRLFKKYMGIAPQLCRSNI; from the coding sequence ATGTCCAAGCACATGGATTATATGATCAGTCCATATCCAATACGAATTATTGATCCGAAGGTTGAGTCCTCCAAGCTGAAGCTTAAAAATATAAGAGTAGGACAAGCCGGTCATTTGCCGGGAAGAACGTTATTCCGGTCGGGCGTAATCTTTGAACACTGGGCAATTGTTTACATAGTATCTGGTGGCGGCACTTATATGGAAACTTCGGGTAAAGAACAGCAGGTGCGTGAGGGCAGCTTATTCTTTTTTCGCCCAGGATACAGTTACAATTTCGGTCCACCATCTGGAGGGAGCTGGGATGAGTATTATATTAACTTTAATGGGACACGTGTATCGGAATGGCTGGAGTCGGGTCTAATTGCTGGCGGGAATGTGTTCCAAGCAAATTCGATCATGGGTCTTTCGACCTTATTTGAAGAAGTGCTAGAGCGTATGGAGAGTGGAGAACCTGCAGATGCGGATCGGGCCGCATTACTCGTTGAAAGAATGCTATTGGAGTGTTCATTTATAATAGAAGAAAAAAGTTGGAATGCCCAGGCAGATTATATGCGTCAAATCCGTGAGGACCTTAATTTATGCATTTATGGTGAAATGGACCTAGAACAAATTGCGGCTAAACATCATATTTCGATGTCTACACTTCGTCGTCTTGTTCGTCGTAGTAGCGGTTATCCGCTTCATGAATATATTCACCGTCTTAAAATGGCAGAGGCTAAAAAGCTGCTTCTCAACACCTCATTACAAGTGAAAGAAATCTCTGGTATGCTTCATTATAATGATCCGTTCTATTTTTCACGTTTATTTAAAAAATATATGGGGATCGCGCCGCAACTTTGCCGAAGCAACATATAA
- a CDS encoding YveK family protein, which yields MEKTILDYINLIKKRFWLIMVFVLISCATTYYVSKNFVEPVYSASGQLLVNNIAKAPESNNLNDLSFSLNLIESYKEIMKSPTIMKSVIENHPEFGLTADELSQKLEIKTSEKSQVINLNVQDENYTKAAGIVNAVSQTFIRVLPSLMRVDNVTLLTPADPTDVPGPSNGGFAMNLIISFVVSLMAALGIILLMETLNGTLRSEKEAEYDLGLPVIASIATIRKRDLGKAAGGNTRVKEGAYVTAK from the coding sequence GTGGAAAAGACGATTCTGGATTACATTAACCTGATTAAAAAAAGGTTTTGGCTCATCATGGTGTTCGTTTTGATCTCCTGTGCTACGACTTACTATGTTAGTAAAAACTTCGTTGAACCCGTCTATTCCGCTTCCGGACAGTTGCTTGTCAACAACATTGCCAAGGCTCCCGAGAGCAACAATCTTAACGATTTGAGCTTTAGCCTGAATTTAATTGAGAGTTACAAGGAAATTATGAAATCACCGACCATCATGAAAAGCGTAATAGAAAATCACCCGGAGTTTGGTCTGACGGCTGATGAACTAAGCCAGAAGCTTGAGATTAAAACTTCAGAGAAGAGTCAGGTGATCAACCTAAATGTACAGGATGAAAACTACACCAAAGCTGCCGGGATCGTAAATGCGGTTTCGCAGACATTCATTCGTGTATTGCCATCGCTGATGAGGGTAGACAATGTTACCTTGCTGACACCGGCCGATCCGACTGATGTTCCAGGGCCCTCGAACGGCGGGTTTGCGATGAATCTCATTATAAGCTTTGTTGTATCGCTTATGGCTGCTCTAGGAATTATTTTGCTGATGGAAACACTTAACGGCACATTAAGGTCTGAAAAGGAAGCGGAATATGACCTTGGTCTTCCGGTAATTGCTTCGATCGCAACCATTCGTAAACGCGATTTGGGTAAGGCGGCAGGCGGCAACACAAGAGTGAAGGAGGGTGCTTATGTTACGGCTAAATAA
- a CDS encoding sugar transferase: protein MSMQKLPEDYEAVLPKLYMLHTDERRKEAESYLIMKRMIDIFFSALGLLVLMPLFVVVAILIKLEDPKGKVFFRQNRVGKNEKQFPMYKFRSMVSNAEELKENLMAYNEVSGAMFKIKNDPRITQIGRFLRKTSIDELPQLWNVLIGQMSLVGPRPPLPEEVAQYTEYDKQRLTVTPGCTGYWQVNARNSVGFDEMVQLDLTYIHIRSTMLDLKIIAKTGLMLLGSKDAY, encoded by the coding sequence ATGAGCATGCAAAAACTGCCGGAAGACTACGAGGCGGTCCTGCCGAAACTTTACATGCTGCATACCGATGAGAGAAGGAAAGAAGCGGAGTCCTATCTGATAATGAAACGGATGATCGATATCTTTTTTTCCGCTCTTGGTCTTCTCGTGTTAATGCCATTATTTGTTGTCGTGGCGATTCTGATCAAGCTGGAAGATCCGAAGGGTAAAGTGTTCTTTCGGCAAAACCGGGTTGGCAAGAATGAAAAGCAGTTCCCTATGTATAAGTTCAGATCCATGGTTAGCAACGCTGAGGAGTTAAAGGAAAACCTGATGGCCTATAACGAAGTGAGCGGTGCAATGTTCAAGATTAAGAACGATCCTCGGATCACACAAATAGGGAGATTCCTGCGCAAGACGAGCATCGATGAGCTGCCTCAGCTGTGGAATGTGCTGATAGGTCAAATGAGTCTGGTCGGTCCTCGTCCTCCGCTGCCTGAAGAGGTGGCTCAGTATACGGAATATGACAAACAGCGTTTGACGGTTACACCAGGCTGTACCGGATATTGGCAAGTGAATGCCCGAAACAGTGTCGGCTTCGACGAAATGGTACAGCTGGACTTAACCTACATCCATATTCGGAGCACCATGCTGGATCTAAAAATCATTGCTAAAACCGGACTGATGTTACTCGGTTCAAAAGATGCTTATTAA
- a CDS encoding response regulator gives MKIVIVDDHPLVRRGLASVISMQPNVQFAGEATNGQEALLVIEETQPDLVLIDLKLADESGLDVIKTARARGIVSKFILLTSSASREDFLKAEEVLVDGYVLKEALPEELLFAIQLVHKGRKYYDPGLMEDKMRMSGSSPTDELTPKEKEVLIELGQGACNREIASRLFISEFTVKKHVSQILAKLQVADRTQAALYANAVGLTKYEMSYE, from the coding sequence GTGAAAATCGTCATTGTTGATGATCATCCTTTAGTTAGAAGAGGACTGGCATCTGTCATTTCCATGCAACCGAATGTGCAGTTTGCGGGTGAGGCAACGAATGGTCAAGAAGCGCTTCTTGTGATTGAGGAGACGCAGCCTGATCTCGTACTGATTGATCTTAAGCTAGCAGATGAATCGGGGCTGGATGTCATCAAGACAGCACGTGCTCGTGGTATCGTTAGTAAGTTCATTCTGTTGACGTCATCTGCGAGCAGAGAAGATTTCCTGAAGGCTGAAGAGGTACTGGTAGATGGATATGTACTGAAAGAGGCGCTGCCGGAGGAGTTACTGTTTGCTATCCAATTAGTGCACAAAGGCAGGAAGTATTACGATCCTGGTCTGATGGAAGATAAAATGCGCATGAGCGGAAGCAGCCCAACGGATGAATTGACACCCAAAGAGAAGGAAGTTCTGATCGAGTTGGGACAGGGCGCTTGCAATAGAGAAATTGCCTCACGCCTTTTCATTAGCGAATTTACGGTGAAGAAGCATGTCAGTCAGATTTTAGCAAAATTACAGGTGGCTGATCGTACACAGGCGGCGCTTTATGCAAATGCTGTCGGTTTAACCAAATATGAAATGTCTTATGAGTGA
- a CDS encoding sensor histidine kinase, with protein MVKILHIVIILSFLWIGLDSIIVSAANPYSSQEITKWQMKWGPETGNTEKEVPWSEGQQSWMNVDSKKGIPDLPSGVSSSWTRIALPDLTYVSPSVYIDTLYALDVKVYVEERLIFEEDRNYIKDNYSLLLPLSKEDKGKTLYIWTATMQDRIGIKDSVVIGEHSQLINKYIENGLSDVILGCAFFLVAIVLFISAFYINKEYFSSVASLAVVIASTGILSLTYSPFIYTFYSKLGPISNVCLDLALFSLLPALTFLFEKLFGSGKFSIIQKFRKFQVLYSSFCFLCLFINLLSNNRYIEFYYFVSTTIIGFIFILQFILLIVCVVMFSLKGNKDADVFAIGFGIAAFTVVAELLWYYIQKGNYDLFLWKWGLVVFIISLIVILERRLAYSHQQVVNYSRELERFNNELERSEKMEIISELAASVAHEVRNPLQVTRGFLQLISEKSVNEEQIYMSMALSELDRASNIITDFLTFAKPEFETISSLNLYDEFKHIESIMQPLCHINGGKMILDVSGPLWVKGNSSKFKQAFINIIKNSIESFREEGFIYMSVYGEDDKVIIHIKDNGEGMDADVLHRLGEPYFTKKNKGTGLGLMVTFRIIEAMHGEVRFTSKKGVGTESITILPLAEAPDDSYSL; from the coding sequence ATGGTTAAAATACTCCACATTGTTATCATCCTTTCTTTCCTCTGGATAGGTTTAGATTCTATTATTGTATCGGCGGCAAACCCATATTCATCTCAAGAAATTACAAAGTGGCAAATGAAATGGGGGCCTGAAACAGGAAATACAGAAAAAGAGGTTCCGTGGAGTGAAGGCCAGCAAAGCTGGATGAACGTAGATTCTAAGAAGGGAATCCCAGATTTACCTTCAGGGGTATCCTCTTCTTGGACCCGTATTGCCTTACCTGATCTTACATATGTATCTCCTTCGGTGTATATCGATACTTTATATGCTCTTGATGTAAAGGTTTATGTGGAGGAACGTTTGATCTTCGAGGAAGATCGTAATTATATCAAGGATAATTATTCTTTGCTGTTGCCTTTAAGTAAAGAAGATAAAGGGAAAACACTATATATCTGGACAGCAACGATGCAAGACAGAATCGGAATTAAAGATAGTGTTGTGATTGGTGAACACAGTCAATTAATAAATAAATATATTGAGAATGGACTAAGCGATGTGATTCTGGGCTGCGCTTTTTTTCTGGTGGCCATTGTTCTATTTATAAGTGCCTTTTACATAAACAAAGAATATTTCTCCAGTGTTGCCTCATTAGCAGTGGTTATAGCGTCTACAGGCATCCTTTCATTAACCTACTCCCCCTTCATTTATACCTTTTACAGTAAATTGGGACCAATCAGCAATGTCTGCTTGGACTTAGCCCTTTTTTCACTTTTACCGGCCCTCACCTTTTTATTTGAAAAGTTATTCGGTAGCGGTAAGTTCAGTATCATTCAAAAATTTCGTAAATTTCAAGTCCTTTACTCCTCTTTTTGTTTCCTATGTCTTTTTATCAATCTCCTATCAAATAATCGTTATATTGAGTTCTATTATTTTGTTTCTACCACTATTATAGGGTTCATCTTCATCCTCCAATTCATCCTATTAATCGTATGTGTGGTGATGTTCTCACTTAAAGGAAATAAAGATGCTGATGTTTTTGCTATTGGATTTGGGATCGCAGCGTTTACAGTAGTTGCAGAGCTACTATGGTATTACATCCAAAAAGGGAACTATGATTTGTTCTTGTGGAAGTGGGGGCTTGTTGTTTTCATTATTTCCTTGATCGTAATCCTGGAGCGGAGATTGGCCTATAGCCATCAACAGGTTGTTAATTATTCTAGAGAATTAGAGCGTTTCAACAATGAATTGGAGCGTTCAGAAAAAATGGAGATCATCAGCGAGCTTGCTGCATCCGTAGCCCATGAAGTGCGAAACCCACTACAAGTAACTCGAGGCTTCCTTCAGCTGATTAGCGAGAAGTCCGTTAACGAAGAACAAATTTATATGTCAATGGCCTTAAGCGAACTTGATCGCGCATCTAATATAATTACCGATTTCTTGACCTTTGCTAAACCAGAATTTGAGACGATCTCTAGCCTGAATTTATATGATGAATTTAAGCATATTGAGAGCATTATGCAGCCTCTTTGTCACATCAATGGAGGAAAGATGATTCTGGATGTATCCGGTCCATTATGGGTAAAAGGAAATTCCTCGAAGTTTAAACAGGCGTTCATCAACATTATCAAGAACAGTATTGAATCTTTCAGAGAGGAAGGGTTCATTTATATGTCGGTGTACGGCGAAGATGATAAAGTGATTATTCACATCAAAGACAATGGGGAGGGAATGGACGCTGATGTTCTGCACCGACTCGGAGAACCGTATTTCACGAAGAAAAATAAAGGAACAGGATTAGGCTTGATGGTTACTTTTCGTATCATAGAAGCTATGCATGGCGAAGTAAGATTTACAAGCAAAAAAGGAGTAGGAACCGAATCCATCACCATACTGCCATTGGCAGAAGCTCCGGATGATTCCTACTCCCTATGA
- a CDS encoding family 20 glycosylhydrolase — protein sequence MLNHSTLLLVPNPREITLSEGSFRFPISGSIVLPSMGEQGAMPAAQKLQAVIKQALNLHLTLSIGIRPTVVSACIFSYVPSLSEQAYEIVIDQSGIVVSYSSPVGAFYAVATLKQIIEQSGRSIPHLHIHDEPDFGARGITIDISRNKIPKQETLYRIIDLMADLKMNQVQLYIEGAPFAYESFPQVWELETPITGEEILLLDAYCKARYIELVPNQNSFGHMEGWLSRPEFNAMAEIPEGFMLPKELYMADVYPEGLFMHPGTFDTEDPAVLPLLEKMFDDLLPYFTSNQFNVGCDETYELGLGKSKALAESQGKGQIYLSFLQKIYELVTKRGKTMQFWGDIIIQHPELIPHLPKDIIAMEWGYSAEHPFESDTLKFREAGIPFYVCPGTSSWNSITGRSDNMFANLRSAAIHGKNNGAIGYLITDWGDHGHWQHLPISYTGYVYGAALAWNVDNNLKVNTAKYLNTFIFADRSEGIGQLLLDLGNYYQLESEIIRSNDTEMSLLLRTNLDNLLIVEKLTEEHFNNLEEYMLSIEARLSGLDLQCDDADLVLKELSNGIHFVKHAVQLGRIKLQLASSPDSIDPNLITEQINDLNVLLHQYRLLWTERNRLGGLDQSIWRLLRLRGQYEALKSK from the coding sequence ATGCTTAATCATTCTACACTACTGCTTGTACCTAATCCGCGTGAAATCACATTGTCCGAAGGTTCATTCCGTTTCCCAATAAGCGGAAGCATCGTGCTTCCTAGTATGGGAGAACAAGGTGCAATGCCGGCTGCACAAAAGCTGCAAGCTGTGATTAAACAAGCCTTAAATCTTCATTTAACTTTATCCATTGGCATACGCCCAACGGTAGTATCCGCTTGTATCTTTAGCTATGTGCCATCCTTATCAGAGCAGGCATATGAGATTGTTATTGATCAAAGCGGTATCGTTGTCTCCTATAGCTCACCTGTCGGGGCTTTCTACGCCGTAGCAACCCTGAAACAAATTATTGAGCAAAGCGGAAGATCTATTCCTCATCTGCATATTCACGATGAACCTGATTTTGGAGCTCGCGGGATTACCATTGATATCAGCCGCAATAAAATTCCAAAGCAAGAAACCTTGTACCGAATCATTGACCTTATGGCCGATCTGAAGATGAACCAAGTTCAGCTATATATAGAAGGTGCTCCGTTCGCGTATGAATCTTTCCCTCAAGTGTGGGAGCTTGAAACTCCGATTACTGGCGAGGAAATCTTGCTTCTAGATGCCTATTGTAAGGCGCGATATATTGAGCTTGTTCCAAACCAGAACAGCTTTGGACATATGGAAGGCTGGCTTTCCCGTCCTGAATTCAATGCTATGGCGGAAATTCCAGAGGGATTCATGCTTCCTAAGGAATTGTACATGGCAGATGTATATCCAGAAGGGTTATTTATGCATCCCGGTACGTTTGACACCGAAGACCCTGCCGTACTCCCTCTGCTAGAAAAAATGTTCGATGATCTGCTTCCTTACTTTACCTCTAATCAGTTTAATGTAGGCTGTGATGAGACGTATGAGCTAGGTCTTGGCAAAAGCAAAGCGCTAGCTGAATCACAAGGCAAAGGTCAGATCTATTTATCTTTTCTTCAGAAGATTTATGAACTCGTTACGAAACGCGGCAAAACGATGCAATTCTGGGGTGATATTATTATCCAGCATCCCGAGCTGATTCCTCATCTTCCTAAAGACATTATTGCAATGGAATGGGGATATAGTGCGGAACATCCTTTCGAGTCGGATACCCTCAAATTCCGTGAAGCAGGTATTCCTTTCTATGTCTGCCCAGGCACCAGCTCATGGAACTCCATTACAGGGCGTAGCGACAATATGTTTGCCAATCTGCGTAGCGCTGCTATTCATGGCAAGAATAACGGTGCCATCGGCTATCTCATTACCGATTGGGGGGATCACGGACACTGGCAGCATCTCCCAATCAGCTATACTGGATATGTTTACGGTGCTGCACTTGCCTGGAATGTAGATAACAATCTAAAAGTGAACACTGCAAAGTACCTAAATACATTCATCTTTGCCGATCGCTCCGAGGGTATTGGTCAACTACTCCTTGATCTCGGCAATTACTATCAGCTTGAATCCGAGATTATTCGTTCAAATGATACGGAAATGTCCCTGCTTCTTCGCACTAATCTCGACAATTTGTTAATTGTAGAGAAACTTACCGAAGAACATTTCAACAATCTCGAAGAATACATGCTCTCTATCGAGGCACGTCTCTCGGGACTTGATCTACAATGTGATGATGCTGATCTTGTCCTAAAGGAACTGAGTAACGGAATCCATTTTGTGAAACACGCTGTGCAGCTTGGCAGAATCAAACTGCAGCTGGCATCCTCACCAGATTCGATTGACCCTAACCTGATTACGGAGCAAATCAATGATTTGAATGTTCTTCTTCATCAATATCGTCTATTGTGGACCGAGCGCAACCGACTCGGTGGCTTGGATCAAAGTATTTGGAGACTTCTACGTCTAAGAGGTCAATACGAAGCATTGAAATCGAAGTAA